Proteins found in one Penaeus vannamei isolate JL-2024 chromosome 43, ASM4276789v1, whole genome shotgun sequence genomic segment:
- the LOC138860794 gene encoding uncharacterized protein has protein sequence MKSFVVIAAVRFQRDGKARQDTLLKYQGTLPNLTSVSQCIRVNLQQSRQYNHIFSYAVPDESNELVFCKGFLSFTYRYKYINLACCGGNVDLEVPLPTPLRQWIPVCFALDLQRRAIRLLVAGAVKEYPLATLAELALVVRGGGLLVMGQDQDSYGGGYIESQSFSGILVDFLLFDRLLPDKDLIAFGECRAMSTAASPIVSFSNVERDFRSENVEVERMRKQDVCDPQRKDILIFPELRPFEEAKRLCNISGGELEVPESEEQDWSLFNKCVPYAKFCNTGSMTNFWLGVKGNVTTQTWYHYITGKVLNYTDSSLKRFTIEEPTTCVAFVGDNKTNANQHANWDSVDCQEERCPLCYLNEVVFLKARGLCSESLFDRDYFLTTDNGAVTFTGVYYSMITRYFPSQDNDTGESDYGHWVLSRLDKPSVRATLQMDSPTHYPLGRQEWIVDNDVCGVDTMVIMMTVCKEHQFSCDDGYCVRIQQRCDMEVDCPDGSDEMGCEFLTLDLSYNSDNPPPRLDATKPVEIKLHIDIFAIRKIDVTNFRFTCEVEVTMEWFDSRLRFRHLNYASELNSLTGLERQPWRPRLEFLGDRNTASDVQERRVTLSVRRYTTPLRDNDEEVLESEIFEGGENGLLMVQKLTVTTPCQFNLEMFPFDQQVCHLRLSLTGVTNQYVTFLADEKGIDFRGRKRLLEYQLVREAMVPHDQGNYSGVEVQLYLRNLSNFYITSTYVPTFIIVVIGYLVYFFPLANFNERVLVGLTGLLVEATFFSQVNSSIPHTAYMKLVDIWMVFCILTLFLVVVSVVIIQCVQDSPTVIPYKPRKPKLVLRQSWSTKPDVWKSNCWNLSSMWYRWSSRWLSGSRAVQLNRWCIIIVPLGSFVFLAVYAVMASNRVF, from the exons CTCGCGTGCTGCGGCGGCAACGTCGACCTGGAGGTGCCGCTGCCCACGCCCCTTCGCCAGTGGATCCCCGTGTGCTTCGCCCTGGACCTCCAGCGCCGCGCGATCAGGCTCCTCGTCGCGGGGGCTGTGAAGGAATACCCGCTGGCGACCTTGGCAGAACTGGCTCTCGTCGTCCGCGGAGGGGGGCTGCTCGTGATGGGGCAGGACCAGGACTCGTACGGCGGCGGCTACATCGAGTCCCAGAGCTTCAGCGGGATCCTGGTGGACTTCCTGCTGTTCGACCGCCTGTTGCCCGACAAAGACTTGATAGCCTTCGGCGAGTGCAGAGCGATGTCGACTGCGGCGTCGCCCATCGTCAGCTTTTCCAATGTCGAGCGGGACTTCAGATCCGAGAACGTCGAGGTGGAGCGAATGAGGAAACAAGACGTCTGCGACCCCCAGCGGAAGGACATCCTCATCTTCCCTGAGCTCAGGCCGTTCGAGGAAGCCAAACGTCTTTGCAATATTTCTGGAGGCGAACTTGaggtgccagagagcgaggagcAAGATTGGTCGCTCTTCAACAAGTGCGTCCCATATGCTAAGTTTTGTAATACTGGATCCATGACTAATTTCTGGCTCGGAGTGAAGGGGAACGTAACCACCCAGACCTGGTATCACTACATTACGGGCAAAGTGCTTAATTATACTGACAGTAGTTTAAAGAGGTTCACTATCGAGGAACCTACCACCTGCGTTGCGTTCGTAGGAGACAACAAGACCAATGCGAACCAACATGCCAACTGGGATTCGGTCGACTGTCAAGAGGAGCGGTGTCCGCTCTGTTACCTGAACGAAGTAGTGTTCTTGAAGGCGCGAGGCCTCTGCAGTGAGTCCTTGTTCGACCGCGACTATTTCCTGACGACCGACAACGGCGCAGTCACTTTCACGGGCGTCTACTACTCGATGATCACGCGCTACTTCCCTTCCCAGGATAATGACACGGGGGAGTCTGACTACGGCCACTGGGTCCTCTCCCGCCTGGATAAGCCCTCCGTGAGAGCCACCTTGCAGATGGATTCGCCCACGCACTACCCGCTCGGCCGACAGGAGTGGATTGTCGACAACGATGTGTGTGGCGTAGACACCATGGTCATCATGATGACGGTGTGCAAGGAGCACCAATTCTCGTGTGACGACGGCTACTGCGTCAGGATTCAGCAGCGCTGCGACATGGAGGTGGACTGCCCCGACGGCTCAGACGAGATGGGCTGCGAGTTCCTCACCCTTGATCTCTCCTACAACAGCGACAACCCTCCGCCGCGCCTCGACGCCACGAAGCCAGTCGAAATCAAGCTCCACATCGACATCTTCGCGATACGCAAGATCGACGTAACCAACTTCCGGTTCACCTGCGAAGTCGAGGTTACCATGGAATGGTTCGACTCCCGCCTGCGGTTCCGCCACCTCAACTACGCCAGCGAACTCAACTCCTTGACGGGGCTCGAGCGGCAGCCCTGGAGGCCCAGACTGGAGTTCCTGGGAGACAGGAACACGGCGAGCGACGTCCAGGAGCGGCGGGTGACCCTCAGCGTACGACGCTACACCACGCCCCTGCGCGACAACGACGAGGAAGTCCTGGAAA GCGAGATCTTCGAGGGCGGCGAGAACGGCCTCCTGATGGTGCAGAAGCTGACGGTGACGACCCCGTGCCAGTTCAACCTCGAGATGTTTCCCTTCGATCAGCAGGTCTGCCACCTG CGCCTGAGTCTGACCGGAGTGACCAATCAGTACGTGACCTTCCTTGCGGACGAAAAGGGCATCGACTTCCGTGGGCGCAAGAGGCTGCTCGAGTACCAGCTGGTGCGAGAAGCGATGGTGCCGCACGACCAG GGCAACTACAGCGGCGTGGAGGTGCAGCTGTACCTGCGCAACCTGTCCAACTTCTACATCACCTCCACCTACGTCCCGACCTTCATCATCGTCGTGATCGGCTACCTCGTCTACTTCTTCCCGCTGGCCAACTTCAACGAGAGGGTGCTGGTGGGCCTGACCGGGCTGCTGGTCGAGGCCACGTTCTTCTCGCAG GTTAATTCGTCCATCCCTCACACGGCCTACATGAAGCTGGTCGACATCTGGATGGTGTTCTGCatcctcaccctgttcctcgtgGTGGTGTCCGTTGTCATTATTCAGTGTGTCCAG GACTCGCCAACAGTGATTCCATACAAGCCAAGGAAACCCAAACTCGTACTGAGGCAGTCTTGGAGTACCAAACCAGACGTATGGAAAAGCAATTGCTGGAATCTAAGTAGCATGTGGTACAGATGGAGCAGCAGATGGCTCAGTGGAAGTCGGGCTGTGCAGCTGAACAGGTGGTGCATCATAATCGTGCCCCTGGGATCTTTCGTGTTCCTGGCAGTGTATGCGGTCATGGCCAGCAACAGGGTCTTCTGA